A genomic segment from Spinacia oleracea cultivar Varoflay chromosome 3, BTI_SOV_V1, whole genome shotgun sequence encodes:
- the LOC110786996 gene encoding 1-acyl-sn-glycerol-3-phosphate acyltransferase 2, whose product MAIPAAAVIVPMGLLFFISGLFVNLIQAACFVLVRPLSKNIYRRINRFVAELLWLELVWIVDWWAGVQIKVFTDPETFQQMGKEHALVVSNHKSDIDWLVGWVLAQRSGCLGSTLAVMKKSSKMLPVIGWSMWFSEYLFLERSWAKDESTLKLGLQQLKDYPLPFWLALFVEGTRFTQAKLLAAQEYAASTGLPVPRNVLIPRTKGFVTAVSHMRPFVPAIYDITVAIPKNSPPPTMLRLFKGQSSVVHVHLKRHNMKDLPESDDAVAQWCKDAFVAKDALLDKHKADDTFGDQYLQDSGRPLKSLVVVTGWSLSIVLGVVKFLHWSSLLSSWKGIASSAVALIIVTFLMHVLIQFSQSERSTPAKVAPSRPKTIRDSSSDSKQD is encoded by the exons ATGGCGATTCCAGCTGCGGCTGTGATCGTACCCATGGGCCTTCTCTTTTTCATTTCCGGACTCTTTGTTAATCTTATTCAG GCAGCTTGCTTTGTTCTTGTGCGGCCATTGTCAAAGAATATTTACAGAAGGATCAACAGATTTGTGGCGGAATTGTTGTGGCTTGAGCTTGTGTGGATCGTCGATTGGTGGGCTGGTGTTCAG ATCAAAGTTTTCACAGATCCCGAGACATTTCAGCAGATGG GTAAAGAGCATGCACTTGTGGTATCAAACCACAAGAGTGACATTGATTGGCTGGTGGGATGGGTGTTGGCTCAG CGGTCAGGTTGCCTTGGTAGCACACTAGCTGTTATGAAGAAATCGTCAAAGATGCTTCCG GTAATAGGTTGGTCTATGTGGTTCTCAGAGTATCTTTTCCTTGAGAGAAGCTGGGCCAAGGATGAAAGCACATTAAAG CTAGGTCTTCAACAGCTAAAGGACTACCCTTTGCCTTTCTGGTTGGCTCTGTTTGTCGAGGGCACTCGATTTACACAAGCTAAACTTCTAGCTGCTCAAGAATATGCAGCTTCTACAGGACTCCCAGTTCCTAGAAATGTCTTGATCCCACGTACAAAG GGGTTTGTTACAGCAGTAAGTCATATGCGTCCGTTTGTCCCAGCAATTTATGATATCACAGTGGCCATCCCAAAAAATTCTCCTCCACCTACAATGCTGAGGCTATTCAAAGGACAGTCCTCTGTG GTTCATGTGCATCTTAAGCGGCATAATATGAAAGATCTTCCTGAATCAGATGACGCTGTTGCACAGTGGTGTAAAGATGCATTTGTTGCCAAG GATGCGTTGTTGGACAAGCATAAAGCCGATGACACTTTTGGAGATCAATATCTTCAAGATAGTGGCCGACCATTGAAGTCTCTTGTG GTTGTTACTGGTTGGTCACTTTCCATTGTTCTGGGAGTGGTTAAATTTCTACACTGGTCATCTCTTCTCTCATCTTGGAAAGGGATTGCGTCCTCGGCTGTAGCATTGATAATTGTTACATTTCTCATGCATGTATTGATACAATTCAGTCAATCAGAGCGCTCAACCCCCGCTAAGGTAGCCCCGTCAAGGCCAAAAACCATAAGAGACTCGTCATCCGACTCAAAACAAGATTAA